In Bacteroidota bacterium, one genomic interval encodes:
- a CDS encoding helix-turn-helix domain-containing protein: MFLIVVPKKSWKNNKRNDKIESAQKEEYEKSVGIDYNTIQVKEYLSIKETCLLLGISRMSLHRYLKKKLIISAELGGRIIIQRKSITKLLK, translated from the coding sequence TTGTTTCTCATAGTTGTTCCTAAAAAATCATGGAAGAATAACAAGAGAAATGACAAAATAGAATCTGCTCAAAAAGAAGAATACGAAAAATCAGTTGGGATCGATTACAATACTATTCAAGTAAAAGAATATTTAAGTATTAAAGAGACGTGTTTACTTCTCGGTATTAGCAGAATGAGCTTACATCGTTATCTAAAAAAGAAATTAATTATCTCTGCGGAACTCGGTGGGAGAATAATTATTCAAAGGAAATCAATTACTAAACTTTTAAAATAA
- a CDS encoding site-specific integrase, giving the protein MQIYSDSNEKGILNEQDGIFDSTNKKMDFLKYFNSLIEKRQEDIGKQDNHLGALHYLQAFTNGKCIMGEINESFCNRFKNYLLNAERLNTVRGLKLAQNSAASYFNKFRAAVTQAFDERLINDNPLKHVKGIEQKESKREFLTQEELQKLVQTDCDLPILKTACLFSALTGLRWSDLSALKWKDIQHTEGKGYFLHLTQKKTQDVIMHPINDKAVQILGTPLDPNEKIFYGLKYNDSNNDRLKRWVLKAGIEKKSLYTISGTHMLRLF; this is encoded by the coding sequence TTGCAAATTTACTCCGACTCAAATGAAAAAGGAATATTGAATGAGCAAGATGGCATCTTCGATTCTACGAATAAAAAAATGGATTTCCTTAAATATTTCAATAGCCTGATAGAAAAAAGACAAGAAGATATCGGAAAACAGGATAACCACTTAGGTGCATTACATTATCTTCAGGCTTTTACAAACGGAAAATGCATCATGGGTGAAATCAATGAAAGCTTTTGTAATCGTTTCAAAAACTATTTACTAAATGCTGAAAGATTAAATACTGTAAGAGGATTAAAACTAGCACAAAATTCAGCTGCAAGTTATTTCAACAAATTCCGTGCAGCTGTTACTCAAGCGTTTGATGAAAGATTAATAAATGACAACCCTCTTAAACATGTTAAAGGGATAGAGCAAAAGGAAAGTAAACGAGAATTTTTAACACAAGAAGAATTGCAAAAATTAGTTCAAACTGACTGCGATTTACCAATTCTAAAAACGGCTTGCTTGTTTTCCGCCTTGACTGGCCTGCGCTGGTCAGACCTTTCAGCACTAAAATGGAAAGATATTCAGCATACAGAAGGGAAAGGTTATTTTTTACATTTGACACAAAAGAAAACTCAGGATGTAATTATGCATCCTATTAATGATAAAGCCGTTCAAATTCTAGGAACACCATTAGATCCTAACGAAAAAATCTTTTATGGTTTAAAATACAATGACAGCAATAACGATAGACTAAAAAGATGGGTGTTAAAAGCAGGAATTGAGAAAAAATCACTCTACACAATTTCCGGCACACATATGCTACGCTTATTTTAA
- a CDS encoding tyrosine-type recombinase/integrase: MTLHNFRHTYATLILNKGADIFTVSKLLGHKNIRTTMIYAKILTETKVTAANLIDIDL, from the coding sequence ATCACTCTACACAATTTCCGGCACACATATGCTACGCTTATTTTAAATAAAGGTGCAGATATTTTTACCGTTTCAAAATTACTTGGTCATAAAAACATTAGAACCACAATGATATATGCAAAAATTTTAACTGAAACCAAAGTAACTGCCGCTAACCTAATAGATATTGACTTATGA